The DNA segment ACGAAGCACTCTACGAGAAAAGACGGGACATCGAGGGTCTCAGGGCCCTCATTGAGGGTATGTCGAAGCCACACAACGTGAAGCACATCTCCCTGACGCCCAAGACGAACGTCTTCTATGTCCTCATGAAGCCCGAGCCGGACACGATCGGGGAAGACGTCGAAAAGATACTCCGCTTCGCCAACGAGAAGATAAGGGAGAGCCCGTTCTCTTCTTAACCTTTTGATCCATTGGTGGGCAATGTTTTTATGGTATAACAGCAAGTTATACAAGGTGATACCGTTGGTTAGCATACGCCTTAAGGTCGGCCCGAAGGGACAGATAGTCATCCCCAAAGTTTTCCGTGAGGCTTACGGCATAAAGGAGGGCGGAGAGGTAATAGTCGAACCGACGGAAGATGGTCTCGTTATAAAAAAGCCCCCAAATAAGGAGGAACTGCTCAGAAAGCTTAAGGAGTATCACGAAAAGAGGAAGGGGACGAAACCTGCCAAACTTGGAGAGCTTAAGGGGATAAGCCTCGAAGACGAGTTCGACGAGGTCTGGGGGATTGAGGAATGAAACTCTTCATAGACACGAACCTCTTCGTTTATCTTAACTCAAGGATTCCAGAAGAAATCGCTGACAAACTAGATGAATTCTACGCCAACCTCACCCAGAATCATGAACTTTACACTGATGTGCTGGTTCTCGATGAGCTGATCCACGTTTCAAGGCGTAAGTATGGGATAGCCCAGGGAGACACAATAGAGTTCATAGATGACATTATCCTGCCGGCGGTTCGGGTTCTTCCGTTGACGTTCCAGGACTACTTAACTGCCAAGGGGATAATCCGCCAGTACAACCTCCGTCCCTCCGATGCCCTTCACGTTGCAGTCATAGAGAACAACGGCCTCCAGACCATAGTCAGCGAGGATGAAGACTTCGACGTTCTTCCACTGAAAAGGCTCTGGCTGGGTGGTTGAGATGGAGGTTTACAGGGCCAAATTCGGCGAACCCAAGCTCGGCTGGGTCGTTCTTGTCCACGGCCTAGGGGAACACAGCGGAAGGTATGGAAGGCTCATTTCGATGCTCACAGATGCCGGCTTTGCCGTCTATGCCTTCGACTGGCCGGGGCACGGTAAGAGTCCCGGCAAGAGGGGACACACGAGCATCGAGGAGGCAATGAACATCATCGACGGCATCATCGAGGAAATCGGGGAGAGGCCATTTCTATTCGGCCACAGCCTTGGAGGGCTGGCGGTGATAAGGTACGCGGAAACCAGGCCCTACAAAATAAGGGGTGTGGTAGCTTCCTCCCCGGCCCTCGCCAAAAGTCCGGAAACACCGGACTTCATGGTGGCCCTCGCAAAGTTCCTCGGAAAAATCGCACCGGGAATTGTTCTCTCCAACGGTCTCGACCCAAAGCTTCTCTCCCGGAATCCTGAGGCTGTGAAGCGCTACGTCGAAGACCCGCTCGTTCACGACAGGATTTCGGCGAGACTCGGCAGGAGCATCTTCAAAAACATGGAGCTGGCACACAGAGAGGCTGAAAGGATAAAGGTTCCAATCTTGCTTCTCATTGGCACCGGTGATGTGATAACCCCACCGGAGGGCTCACGCAGGTTCTTTGAGAAGCTCGCCGTCGAGGACAGGGAGATACGGGAATTCAAAGGGGCGTACCACGAGATATTTGAAGACCCGGAATGGGCCAATGAGTTCCATAGAGCTATAGTGGAATGGCTGGTCAAAATGGCAAAAAGGGAAAGCGTCAGATAACTTCCCTTCTATCTATTATGTGCTCCAGCTCCGGCCCCGTCTTGATGAGCCCAACGGGAACACCGACGCGCTCCTCGATCTCCTCAATGAACTCTTTCGCCCTCATGGGAAGCTTGTCGTAGTCGGTGACGCCGAAGGCATCCCTGTCGTACTTGTCGAGCATCGTCAAAGCGAGCATCGTTGCACTGTTGATCCTCGCCGAATAGCGGGCGAACTCGAAGTCAAACCAGCCCACACGGCGCCTCCTACCGGTGACGGTTCCGTACTCGATGAGTCCCAGCCTTTCCGCTTCCTCTTGGCTCATCTCTGTTGGGAACGGGCCGGCCCCAACCCTCGTCGGAAAGCTCTTGAAGACAACAATGACGTCGTCTACCCTCGTCGGGCCTATTCCGACGTCGCTCGCTATGGCGGAGGCTGTCGTGTCCTTGGAGGTCACGTAGGGGTAGGTTCCGTAGTAGAGGCTCAGCCCGAAGCCCTGCGTTCCCTCAACCAGGACGAGCTTTCCGTCATCAAGGGCGTCGTTGACTTCACTGGCCACATCAGTGAGGTACGGCTCGAGTTCTTTGATGTCCTTTGCAAGCTTCGCTGTCCTCATTACTCTGTCTGCGTTTGCCGGGCCGCACCCGCTTCCAGTGGTGCCTATCCCCTCGTGAAGGTGGGAATTCGAACGGTCAAGCCTCTTGTGTTCGTCCTCGATTATCGCGCAGCGGTAGTCTATGCCGACCCTCCGGGCAACGTCAAAGTCCCTGAGGTGCTCAAGTTCGTGGAAGAAAACCTCAGGATCAACGAGAACGCCGGCGCCGATGAGAAGTCTTGCCTTTCTCTGAATGAACGCCGTTGGGAGCTGTCTCACCGCGTACTTTTTACCGCTGATAAAAACGCTGTGCCCTGCGTTCGTCCCCACTCCACCGCGCGCTATGATTTCAGGTTCGTCCTTCAGGGCAAGGTAAGCTATAACGGAACCCTTGCCCTCGTCTCCCCACTGGCCTCCAACAACGATGTAGCTCGGCATGGCTCCTTACCCAGGTTTAAGTCAATAGGGGGCTTATAACGGTTTCGAATTTAACAAGAACAAGTCAAAACACTGTGCACTGACCCGGCAAAAGGTTAAAACCTGTGGCAAACACTACCAACGGGGGTAGCAATGAGGAACAAGCTTGTGGTCGTCACCGGGGGGGCGGGATTCATAGGCTCCCACATCGCCTGGGAGCTGGTCAAAGACAACGAGGTAGTCATAATCGACAACCTCTACACGGGAAAGGAGGAGAACGTTCCGCCGGGAGCGAAGCTCGTTAAAGCCGACATCAGGGACTACAGCGCGATAGCCGAGCTGATAAGCCACGCGGATTACGTATTTCACGAGGCGGCACAGGTCAGTGTCGTTGAGAGCATAAGGGATCCGGTTTTCACGGAGGAAGTGAACGTCATCGGCACTATCAACATCCTTAAAGCACTGCTCGATGGGCACGGAAAGCTAATTTTTGCATCTTCGGCAGCGGTCTACGGGGACAATCCGAACCTCCCGCTAAAAGAAGCGGAGAGACCAAGACCGCTCTCGCCGTACGGCCTGACCAAGGCAACCGCTGAAGAGTATCTCCGCGTCTTTCATGAGCTGTACGGACTTCCCGCTGTTGCGCTGAGGTACTTCAACGTCTTCGGCCCCAGACAGGGCTTTAATCAGTACGCCGGCGTCATCAGCATCTTCATCAACAGGGCGCTGAAAAACGAACCGCTGGTCATCTTTGGGGACGGGAAGCAGACAAGGGACTTCATTTATGTGAAAGACGTTGTGAGGGCCAACCTGTTGGTGGCTGGAAGCAGGCGCGCCAACGGGAGGGTCTTCAACGTCGCCACCGGAAGAGGGACGAGCATACTGGAGCTCGCCACCAAGATAATCGAGATAACCGGAGCAAATACACCAATCCTCTTCGACAAGCCGAGGCCCGGGGACATAAGGCACAGCCTCGCAGATATAGGAGAGATAAGAAAGCTCGGCTTCGAGCCGGAGTTCTCGCTGGAGGAGGGACTAAAGAAAACGGTGGAGTGGTACGCTACGGGCCATCGGAGGGGAGAGTAAGGTTCGCGTTCCTTGCCAGCTCTTTAATTCTCTCTGTGGTGTTACTCTGACCCCTAGTCTCATCGGTCTCGTTCTGAAGCTGTGGGATAGTCTTTTCGCCGGAAGTCTGACCCTCGATTGGGAGTGCCACAGGGGCAGATTTTCCAATAGTTGCTATTGTGGGGATACCAGTTGAGGCAACCGAGGCCCCGGTTGTTGATGTGGCAGGCGGCTTCGGAACGAAGGTGAGGTGGTAGTACACGTTCCCCAGGGTGTACGTGGGTTCGGGAGAAACATACTTTCTCACAAATACAAAGTCCACTCGGGTGGGCCCACCACTCCACTGGCCGAGCAGTATCCTGCCGTCGGACGTCACTGTTATGGTGTAGGAACTCGTGCTCTGGGCGTACGCTGGTATTCCTGTGGAGGGGCTGGCAGAAAGAACCCACCTGGCACCGTTCCATGTCAGGAACAGTACCTGCGAGAAGTCAACGGATGTGGAGGTTACCGTCGCATTGAGGATCTCCCACTGCCCCATAATGTATTGGGGATTGCTGTTTCCGTAGTTCCAGTTCAGCGTTGTGATCGGGGAACTCGCGTCGGCCTGAACCAGCCCGTCCTGCTGACCCCAGGGGATCAGAGTGCCCGCCCAGTTCAGGTATTCCATCCCTATTCCCTCCCCCGTTCCAGAACCAGCTGAATCCACGTAAGGGAGGATAAACGGCCCGAGTGAATAGACCCAGGAGAAAAACCCCCCTCCCCTTGTGTCGTAGGGAGTCCCGTCGTCATAGGCAAGGTTAGTAAAAACTTCGAGAGAATAGGGCACCGGAAAGCTCCTCGTGCTCAGTATCCAGTCACCCCTATCCAGCTGGAGCTCCCCTCCGGAGATGGTTGGGGTACCTCCCGTCTGCCAGTTGGCGAGAGTGCTGAAATTATCATAGAATAAAAACACCTTGTTGGGATTCACATAAGCAGAACACGGATTTCCGCTTCCCAGGTAGTTCACAAAGATAGTCTCATTGGAATTGGCTGGGATATTTGTGACGTTTACCCAGAATACCGCCCAGGAGTAAGTTCTCCCATCGGAATTGACAAACGTCCCATTGAACTCCTTCCAATAATACAGGCAGCTCCCCGTTGTATTCGTGAAATACAGCGAGTCCCACGGGAACGATGGATTGGACGATATGAACAGCATCCGTATCGGATAGTAATCAAGAAAAACAGAAGACCCCTGGATTATTATGGGACGGGAATAACTGCCATCATAAGTACCCAGGCCGAGTTTTTGAGTATTCACGAATATCGGGCCCGACAAATCGGTGTTGTAGTCAGAGGACAGAATGATAACCTCTGTCTGTGTCGGATCCACCCATGCGGAATTAACGGGGGTAACTGTAACATTGAAGGGTGTCCCCGCAGGAATGCCCCCCGGCCCCACAACAAGGGTGCCGTTCGAGACAACAACGCCCGAAGAGTTTTTCAGGATGACGTGTACAACCGTGCCCGCTGGCATATCGGCGGTCAATATCAGCTCCACGGCAACGAGATCGGTACCCGACTGCCACAGTGTGTATCTCCCCTCCCAAACCGGGCTCACAAGCCTGTTGGCACCGGTTCCAATCTCCTGAACGTTAACCGTAATCGTGGGTACAGCTAGCCCAAAGGTTCCAAGAAGCAGGATTAAAACCAGCATGATTGAAGTTATCCTGAGTTTCCTCCACATACTAAAACGTACTCTGGGATAAAAAGTTTAAAATATTATCCCAAGATTTTGCTGTTCGGAGCCGAAAAATTTTGGATAAACATCACCTCTTAACACTAAAGCCCATAGCCTGTCTCTGCTGTATCTCTTGGGCCCTCTTGGCGAGGTCTCCGAGCTGGGCTTCAAGCTTCCTCAGGGCCTCCTGGGTCTTGGCTATTGCCTCCTCATATTCCTTTATACGAGCGTCGAGGTACGATACAGCATCGTCGAGGTTTTTCTCTATGGCGTAGCCGGCGCCAACGCTGACTATCGCGTTTTCCTTGTCTTCTATCCTTGCCTTCAGGAATGAGCCTGCCCCAATGGGCACCAGGATTTCCGGCTTCTCTTCCTCGACCTTCCTGAGCTCCTCCAGCGTTTCTTTTACCGCCTGAAACTCGTTCCTTCCAAGGGTGAGCAGTTCGAGGTTCTGGGCCAGAAGCTGTGCCTGGGCCTGAAGGATCTGGTACTCGTAAGCGAGCCTCTCCATCTCGTTGGTCTCGGCCATTTTACACCACCGGTGGGACTAGGCGGCTGGGCTTTTAAGGTTTGGGTCGGTAATTACTATTAAAACGAAAACTTTATTTACAGCATATTAAGATGAAATCACATGATTATCATGAACTTCGGGAAGCTACTTGTTGTCGGGATGATCATCGTTATAGCAACCGGGCTCATCGCATCCTTCTCAGACTTCCGGAATCCCAGTGAAAACCACCAGGAACCCCAACCCATCTCGTACACGATATGCCCCTTCGTGAATCCAGCATACGTTGAAGAGTGGGCCAAGGAAGTGGACGATCCTGAAAACCTCGCGACTGTTCTGATGAAGTCATTCAACGCCTCGCTTGACCCCAACTACCCGCTCGCCGTGCTACACAAACTGGCCGAGGATGGAAAGGTAAGAAGGGTCTATCAGAGGTACGCCTATTCCTTTGCCAACGGCTCCAAGACGGTCAGTGCCTCCTCGGGGTGGCATATGGAAAATCGCTATCTGGCCGTGCCTCCGATCAGAGAAATCACTCCAGACTCCAAGAACTTCGACCTTCTTTACGGCATGATTTACACGGAGATGGACGGAAAAGCGGTCGTGTTCCTGTACTATCTATCGAATCCCGCGACGGTGGAGAAGGTTGAGGGTATCTCACTCTTCTATCCAGAGAACCTCGACATCATCAATACTACCGGAGGGATGGCTTGGAGGTGCTGGCACCACACTGAAAACGGAGAAAAGATAGGCTCCTGCGAGGGAGAGGGGAAGGGAGAATTTGCCCCCTCAGTGGTGGACACTGCAAACTCCGTAGGAATTGAAACTGACGGCTCTTACGGATATTTCGTGGTTGTTTTCAACGGCACGGTAAACGAGCAAGAGAGTCTTCCAATCTCCACAAAAATCGCAGTGGTGACAAATGGGAGAGAAGTGGGGCTTCCCTTGGGGAGAGCCCCCTGATCACTTGAGTATCTCTTCCATGACCTTTTCCGCTATTTCCCTCATCGCATCGGCCGCCTTCGACTCGGGGAAGGCCTCGACGAAGGGCTTGAGCATGCTCATGCTCCTCGGAATTGCTCTGTCGTAGGGTATCTCGCCGAGTATCGGGATCCCCTCGGCCTCGGCCCATTCCCTGAGCTTTGTGAAGCCCGGGTTGATGTCTGCCTTGTTGATTACCAGGTAAGCCGGCTGTCTGAAGTGCCGGACGACCCTGTAAACCCTCTGGACGTCGCTGAGGGAGGCGGGAGTAGGCTCCGCCACGAGTATTGCCAGATCCGCTCCGCCGATGCTCGCTATGACCTGACATCCTATTCCAGCGGCACTGTCCACTATCATGTGCTCCAGGCCGAGCTCCTTCATCAGCTTTTTCGCCCACTCCTTCTCCTCGGTGACCAGCTTTCCACTGTTGGGCCTTCCGACGTCGAGCTGGGCCGAAACCAGCGGGAAGCCGTATTTCGTGGTGGCCTTCCTCACCACGCCGGAACGCACCTCTTCGAGGATTATCGTCCCCGGAACAGGACAGACGAGGCCGCAGACGTTGCAGCCCTCACAGGTCAGCTCGCTGACAACGTAGTCCCCGTCAATAACCTTGATGCAGTCGTAGGGGCAGCGCTCCTGGCAGATACCGCACCTTATGCAGCTCTCCGCATTTATCCTTGCCACCTTTGCACCTATCAGCTCCCTCTCCCCCTCCCAGTGCTCCACGCCGAGGAGCAGGTCGAGGTTCGGCGCGTCTGCATCGGCATCAACGGCAACGAAACGGTACTCGTCCTTCAGCAGATAGAGAAGCGAAGCGGTGATGGTGCTCTTCCCAACGCCGCCCTTGCCGCTCGCTATCGCTATCTGCATCACTCACCACCTCCGAGGAACTCAACGACCCTGGAAGCAATCTCCCTGAAGAGCCCCGCTTCGGGATAATCCGTCAGTACTATTGGCTTCCCCTCAACGTAGCTCCTTATGATGTTCTCGCTGTACGGAATCTCCGCGATTACCTCCGCACCGTACTTCCCGGCGATCTCGCGCACCTTAGCCACTTCGCCGAGATCCGAGCGGTTCACAACGACCATCGCGGGAACATTCATCAGCTTCGCGAGTTCCAGAATCAGCTCGCCGTCGTGGATTCCGAGGGGTGTCGGCTCGGTGATGGCTATGATGAGCCCCGAATCCTCAAGGGCCTTCGAGACGGTGTTGCTCGTCCCCGCGGCGGTATCGACCATCAGAAGCTCCTTACCAAGCCCCTGGGCGCGCCTCTTGGCCCTAGAAACTACCGGCATCGCCCTCTCCTCGCCTTCCAGTAGTCTTCCGGTGACGAGCGGGAAGCCGTAGGGAGTCTCTGTAAGATAAGTGTGCCCCATCAGCTTCTTGTCAGGCAGAATCGCCCCCGGAACCGGACAGACTATCTCGCACGCACGGCAGCCAGAACAGAGGTTCGGCATCAAGAAGGGCGTCCCGTCGCGCATGGTTATTATCGCGTGCTCCTCACAGACCTCGGCGCACTTCCTGCACCGGGTGCACTTCCCGTAATCAAAGCGCGGCATGAACAGCTCGACCGGCTCCTCGTTGGCCAGCTCCACGCCGAGGAGAAGGTGGTCGTTAGGGGCTTCAACATCGAGATCGGCTAAGACAAGGTCATACCTTTCGGCCAGTGCTATCGCCAGGTTAATCGCGACTGTGGACTTACCGGTGCCACCTTTTCCACCGCTCACCGCTATCTGCAAAGCCCTCACCTCCAGGAATTAGGCTAACCTAAAAGCTTTTAAGCTTTGTGCATACGCTCAAAACGGTGATGCTCATGAGGTGCCTGAAGGTCGCGTTCGGAATGGAAAACGATGAGACGCTCATAGATGCCCACTACGGGGACTCGGAGTTCTTCGCGATATACGAGGTCTGCGAAGATGGAAGCGTTAAGCTTCTCGAAAAGAGGCACAATAAAGCTAAAGACTTCGAGGAGCATGATAAAGGCCACGGAGACCCTGGGAAGTTCAAGGCCGTGATCAACCAGCTTTCAGACGTTGATGTTCTGGCCGCTTTCAGGATGGGGCCCAATTTCCTCAGGATACGAGACAATACCAACAAGGTGGTCTTTTTCACGAGGACGAGGGAGCTGAGTGTGGCGCTTCAGAGGATTGCGGAAAACTTCGACGATCTCTGGGAGCAGGTTCAGGCGAAGAGGGCCTAGAACTGCACACCCAAAGACGCATGATCGTGGAGTCCAACCTGCCATCATAGTGGCCAAAAGATTTAAATACTGTGCATATGCACAAAATACCAAAGGAACGTGAGGTGGTGAAAATGAAGATCGCAGTACCCACGAACGGTGGAGGAATCGATGACGTCGTTGCCCCCGTTTTCGGGAGGGCTCCGGCGTTCCTCATAGTGGAAGTGGATGAAAACGGCACCATAGTTAGCAGCAAGGTCCTCCAGAACCCCGCCGCAAGCTCTGTCGGTGGGATTGGCCCGCTGGCGGTTCAGGCCCTGATCAACGAGGGCGTCGATGCCGTGATAGTTCCGCAGGTGGGGCCCAACGCCCTTGGTGCCCTCCAGGCTGCGGGCATAAGGGTCTATCAAGCTGCACCTGGGACCCCCGCAAGAGAAGCAATAAAGAGCACCACTGGGAACAGTTCTGGACAAACTGGAACCTTTTCAGGCCCTACACAGGAAATCGGAGTGGGTATGATGGGAGCAACCCCAGCACCCGTGTATGGCACCTACCCAGTCTATCGGGCATACGGCTACGGTTCCGGCTGGGGAAGAGGTCGTGGCAGAGGTTTTGGACATGGACGGAACAACGGCAGGAGATGGGGCGCTAGGCTCGAATACTGCCCCAGAACCAACCAGCCGAGGAGAAAGGCACACTGGCGCGACTGGTGGTGAAGCATTCCTTTAATTTTTGAGCGTATGCAAACTTTTTTAAGTTAGGTTTTCCTAATTCTCCAGGAGGTGATGTGAATGATGATCATAGTCTCAACCGTAAACGGAGGACTCGATGACAGGGTGAACCCGGCATTCGGGAGGACACCAACCTTCACGATAGTTGACGTCGAAAACGGAGAAATAACCGGCGCCCAGGTCGTTCAGAACCCCGGCTACAGCCAGCCGAGGGGAGCAGGAGTTACCGCGGCGCAGTTCGTCATAGACAATGGTGCCGATGTGGTTATAGCGGGCCAGTTTGGGCCCAACTCATCGGGAGTACTCCAAGCTGCTGGCATAAGGATGGTCTCGGCCCCGGCCACGATGACCGTCAGAGAAGCCGTCGAAGCCTTCCTGAGGGGTGAGCTCACCGGGGCCGTTTTTGGCCCGGAAGGTGGAGCCGGCGGAGGAATGGGAAGAGGTATGGGACGAGGAATGGGCCGTGGCATGGGAAGGGGCAGAGGCATGGGGCAGGGAACAGGAAGATTGTACCGGTAAATCTTTTCTCTGACTTCCTCCCCGCTTTAAGCTGGATTCCAACGAGGAACCCCCTAACCCAAGGGCAGGGAGGTTTGAGGGGTCTCATTCAAACCCAGGATAAAGCGGGTTTTCAACCCCTCTGGCCCGGTCTTAGGCCAATTACCCCTACCTCCCGATAAACCCGGCAGATTCGGGGTTATCGTTCTAACAGCCTTCTTCAAAATGTTAAACGCTCCAACTAAATCAGCATTCATTACAACGCCCTCTCTACGGCACTTAAACAAACCCCTGGAAATTCTTCCACCAGAATGGCGTTGGCCGCAGAGAGGGCAAGTTTGAGAAGTGAAAGCCTCATCAACAACCACAACAGAGATACCATACTCTTCCGAGACTTCTTTGAGGCGTTTGATAACGTAATTAAACCTCCAAACGTGAGAGAGAAGGAAATTCTGCTTTTTACCCTTATCAGAGTTTCTAGCAATGCCTTTCGGATAACCCACGATAATTCTTGAAACGCCGAGTTCATAAAGCCTTTTGACAGTTTGCCTGACTGCCGTGTTAATGTAGTGTTTTGCCTGAAGTTTGGCTCTATCGTGCATTCTCCTAAGTTTTCTGCTCGTTTTAGCTCCCGATTTGTTTAGTTTTGACTGATACTCTGCAATCTTTTTCCTCCAGTAAAAGTCAATGCTCTTCAATGCCCTTCCATTCACGAGAAAACTTTCACCATTCTCAACGTAAACTGCCATTAAGTTGTTCACACCCAAATCAATTCCCGCCGAGAGACTTCCTTTTGGCTTTCTCGGGAGTTTAATCCACTCTCCACTCTCAAGTTTCTCCTCAACGTTAAAGCTCACGTGAGCGTACCATTTTCGCTTTACCTCATCATAAGTGATTTCCAACCTTCTCTGCTTGCCTCTCAAGTGTATCCTGCCTTTGAATTGAATTCTAAGCCTGCCGAATTTTCCCAGTCTCCTCAGTTCGAGAACGTTACCAGTAATCCGGTACTGGTCATTCCTGAGTGGAATGATGAAGAGTTTTTTGCCCTTCTTTTCTCTAACGAATTTGGGCGGTTTTGGTTTGAACCATTCTGGCAGTTCTCCCTTCTTTTTC comes from the Thermococcus thioreducens genome and includes:
- a CDS encoding AbrB/MazE/SpoVT family DNA-binding domain-containing protein; the encoded protein is MVSIRLKVGPKGQIVIPKVFREAYGIKEGGEVIVEPTEDGLVIKKPPNKEELLRKLKEYHEKRKGTKPAKLGELKGISLEDEFDEVWGIEE
- a CDS encoding type II toxin-antitoxin system VapC family toxin, which gives rise to MKLFIDTNLFVYLNSRIPEEIADKLDEFYANLTQNHELYTDVLVLDELIHVSRRKYGIAQGDTIEFIDDIILPAVRVLPLTFQDYLTAKGIIRQYNLRPSDALHVAVIENNGLQTIVSEDEDFDVLPLKRLWLGG
- a CDS encoding alpha/beta hydrolase — protein: MEVYRAKFGEPKLGWVVLVHGLGEHSGRYGRLISMLTDAGFAVYAFDWPGHGKSPGKRGHTSIEEAMNIIDGIIEEIGERPFLFGHSLGGLAVIRYAETRPYKIRGVVASSPALAKSPETPDFMVALAKFLGKIAPGIVLSNGLDPKLLSRNPEAVKRYVEDPLVHDRISARLGRSIFKNMELAHREAERIKVPILLLIGTGDVITPPEGSRRFFEKLAVEDREIREFKGAYHEIFEDPEWANEFHRAIVEWLVKMAKRESVR
- a CDS encoding adenylosuccinate synthetase, which translates into the protein MPSYIVVGGQWGDEGKGSVIAYLALKDEPEIIARGGVGTNAGHSVFISGKKYAVRQLPTAFIQRKARLLIGAGVLVDPEVFFHELEHLRDFDVARRVGIDYRCAIIEDEHKRLDRSNSHLHEGIGTTGSGCGPANADRVMRTAKLAKDIKELEPYLTDVASEVNDALDDGKLVLVEGTQGFGLSLYYGTYPYVTSKDTTASAIASDVGIGPTRVDDVIVVFKSFPTRVGAGPFPTEMSQEEAERLGLIEYGTVTGRRRRVGWFDFEFARYSARINSATMLALTMLDKYDRDAFGVTDYDKLPMRAKEFIEEIEERVGVPVGLIKTGPELEHIIDRREVI
- a CDS encoding SDR family oxidoreductase, producing the protein MRNKLVVVTGGAGFIGSHIAWELVKDNEVVIIDNLYTGKEENVPPGAKLVKADIRDYSAIAELISHADYVFHEAAQVSVVESIRDPVFTEEVNVIGTINILKALLDGHGKLIFASSAAVYGDNPNLPLKEAERPRPLSPYGLTKATAEEYLRVFHELYGLPAVALRYFNVFGPRQGFNQYAGVISIFINRALKNEPLVIFGDGKQTRDFIYVKDVVRANLLVAGSRRANGRVFNVATGRGTSILELATKIIEITGANTPILFDKPRPGDIRHSLADIGEIRKLGFEPEFSLEEGLKKTVEWYATGHRRGE
- a CDS encoding DUF2341 domain-containing protein, coding for MWRKLRITSIMLVLILLLGTFGLAVPTITVNVQEIGTGANRLVSPVWEGRYTLWQSGTDLVAVELILTADMPAGTVVHVILKNSSGVVVSNGTLVVGPGGIPAGTPFNVTVTPVNSAWVDPTQTEVIILSSDYNTDLSGPIFVNTQKLGLGTYDGSYSRPIIIQGSSVFLDYYPIRMLFISSNPSFPWDSLYFTNTTGSCLYYWKEFNGTFVNSDGRTYSWAVFWVNVTNIPANSNETIFVNYLGSGNPCSAYVNPNKVFLFYDNFSTLANWQTGGTPTISGGELQLDRGDWILSTRSFPVPYSLEVFTNLAYDDGTPYDTRGGGFFSWVYSLGPFILPYVDSAGSGTGEGIGMEYLNWAGTLIPWGQQDGLVQADASSPITTLNWNYGNSNPQYIMGQWEILNATVTSTSVDFSQVLFLTWNGARWVLSASPSTGIPAYAQSTSSYTITVTSDGRILLGQWSGGPTRVDFVFVRKYVSPEPTYTLGNVYYHLTFVPKPPATSTTGASVASTGIPTIATIGKSAPVALPIEGQTSGEKTIPQLQNETDETRGQSNTTERIKELARNANLTLPSDGP
- the pfdA gene encoding prefoldin subunit alpha; the protein is MAETNEMERLAYEYQILQAQAQLLAQNLELLTLGRNEFQAVKETLEELRKVEEEKPEILVPIGAGSFLKARIEDKENAIVSVGAGYAIEKNLDDAVSYLDARIKEYEEAIAKTQEALRKLEAQLGDLAKRAQEIQQRQAMGFSVKR
- a CDS encoding nucleotide-binding protein — protein: MQIAIASGKGGVGKSTITASLLYLLKDEYRFVAVDADADAPNLDLLLGVEHWEGERELIGAKVARINAESCIRCGICQERCPYDCIKVIDGDYVVSELTCEGCNVCGLVCPVPGTIILEEVRSGVVRKATTKYGFPLVSAQLDVGRPNSGKLVTEEKEWAKKLMKELGLEHMIVDSAAGIGCQVIASIGGADLAILVAEPTPASLSDVQRVYRVVRHFRQPAYLVINKADINPGFTKLREWAEAEGIPILGEIPYDRAIPRSMSMLKPFVEAFPESKAADAMREIAEKVMEEILK
- a CDS encoding nucleotide-binding protein, which produces MQIAVSGGKGGTGKSTVAINLAIALAERYDLVLADLDVEAPNDHLLLGVELANEEPVELFMPRFDYGKCTRCRKCAEVCEEHAIITMRDGTPFLMPNLCSGCRACEIVCPVPGAILPDKKLMGHTYLTETPYGFPLVTGRLLEGEERAMPVVSRAKRRAQGLGKELLMVDTAAGTSNTVSKALEDSGLIIAITEPTPLGIHDGELILELAKLMNVPAMVVVNRSDLGEVAKVREIAGKYGAEVIAEIPYSENIIRSYVEGKPIVLTDYPEAGLFREIASRVVEFLGGGE
- a CDS encoding NifB/NifX family molybdenum-iron cluster-binding protein, which codes for MRCLKVAFGMENDETLIDAHYGDSEFFAIYEVCEDGSVKLLEKRHNKAKDFEEHDKGHGDPGKFKAVINQLSDVDVLAAFRMGPNFLRIRDNTNKVVFFTRTRELSVALQRIAENFDDLWEQVQAKRA
- a CDS encoding NifB/NifX family molybdenum-iron cluster-binding protein, yielding MKIAVPTNGGGIDDVVAPVFGRAPAFLIVEVDENGTIVSSKVLQNPAASSVGGIGPLAVQALINEGVDAVIVPQVGPNALGALQAAGIRVYQAAPGTPAREAIKSTTGNSSGQTGTFSGPTQEIGVGMMGATPAPVYGTYPVYRAYGYGSGWGRGRGRGFGHGRNNGRRWGARLEYCPRTNQPRRKAHWRDWW
- a CDS encoding NifB/NifX family molybdenum-iron cluster-binding protein; translated protein: MMIIVSTVNGGLDDRVNPAFGRTPTFTIVDVENGEITGAQVVQNPGYSQPRGAGVTAAQFVIDNGADVVIAGQFGPNSSGVLQAAGIRMVSAPATMTVREAVEAFLRGELTGAVFGPEGGAGGGMGRGMGRGMGRGMGRGRGMGQGTGRLYR
- a CDS encoding RNA-guided endonuclease InsQ/TnpB family protein gives rise to the protein MRRTVTVKLQPSKAQEKALFELAYASAIIWNRLNYQRLKQFKEFGKIDFSTTEKEAYHEFKNWIGGSTVQQLARKNAEAWRSFFSLNRKKKKGELPEWFKPKPPKFVREKKGKKLFIIPLRNDQYRITGNVLELRRLGKFGRLRIQFKGRIHLRGKQRRLEITYDEVKRKWYAHVSFNVEEKLESGEWIKLPRKPKGSLSAGIDLGVNNLMAVYVENGESFLVNGRALKSIDFYWRKKIAEYQSKLNKSGAKTSRKLRRMHDRAKLQAKHYINTAVRQTVKRLYELGVSRIIVGYPKGIARNSDKGKKQNFLLSHVWRFNYVIKRLKEVSEEYGISVVVVDEAFTSQTCPLCGQRHSGGRISRGLFKCRREGVVMNADLVGAFNILKKAVRTITPNLPGLSGGRGNWPKTGPEGLKTRFILGLNETPQTSLPLG